The sequence ATAATTCTGCTTTTAAAATTCCCTTTTCTGCTTTTAAATCAAAATTTTTTAATGAAATTTTTAATTCTTTACTTCTATCATTTAAATAATCTTTACCAAATCCTTTTTCAAATAAAACATATTCTGTTTTTATTATTACTTTATTGTCTTTTATATCTAAACTTAAATATTTTTCATCTAAAGGTTCTCCAAAGATATTAACACTTCCCTTAACAATTTCTGCTGTTTCATCTTCGTTTAAATTATAAATAAAAGGATTCCCTTTTATTACCTTGCCTTCAGTAGTATATTTAGTTGTTGTTATTGCCGCTCCAGTAATAGAACTTTCCTTTTCTTTTTTTTCTTGTTGTTCTTGTTTTTCTGTTTCTGGTGGCTCTTCCGATGAAATTGATTCGCTCTTTTCTTCTTGTGTTGTTGTTTCTGTTTGTTTTATGAATTCTTCTTGCGATTCTTCTTGTGTTTCTCGTGTTGATTCTTCATTTTTAATAGGCGATTCTTTTGTTTTTTCTTTTATTTTTAGTGTAAAACTAATCTCTGGGTATATCTCTTTTGTTCCATAAAAACCATATCCTTCTCCAAAACCTTCTATATTTGTGTTTTCTATATAGTAATTTCCTTCTTTAGGTTCTTCTTTTATTAGTTCGCTTATTGGTATTATTTTTTCTTGTTCATTAAGCTTTATTTTTATAAAAGAATCTTTTGGAATTAATTCTCCTTCTTTTAAAATAATCTTCAGATTTCCTTCAATTGTTTCATTTTCTTTATAAATTGGTTCTAATTTAACTATTGCTTTTCCGCTAATTTTAGGATGATATATAAAAGAATATATCATAAATGAAATAAATAAAAATCCAAATAAGAAAAGAAGATAATTTTTTATTCTTTTTATTTTTTTTAAATCTTCTTTTTTTCCAATATATTTTTTCTTTATATCTTCTCCTTTTCTATAGCTTTCGTAATAATAAGGACCAAATACTTTATTCCCTCTTTTTATATATTTTTTATAAACCATTCTATTTCTACTTATTAAATAAATTGTATTTAAATATCTTTCTTTAGTTACTCTACAAAAATAAGATAAAGATCATAAAATAATTTATAACAATTATATTTTTATTTCCTTTTCAAAAAAGAATTTTTAGTTACTCCACATTAATTATAATCTAAATTTATTATAATCTAAAATAAAGTTTTTTGCTCTCCTTTCAATATAGCTTTTCCATAAACACCATCATAACCTGGAATAACTTTTATGTTTCCTATTCTATTATCAATTATAGCGTTAATTAATTTTTCTTCAAATTTATTTCTTAATAATTCTTCTTTGCTAACATTTAAAAGAACATTAAACTCATTTTCAAATTTATCTATTATCTCATTATAAATTTTCCAAACCTTATTAGAATTCATTTTAATTTCATATACTAGAGATATTATTTCATGCAATGGCAAAACTTTAAAAAAAGGTTTTTTACTATGAAACATATAGCTATCTTGGTCTGCTAATTGCAAAGTTCTGTTTTCTACTCCTATAGTTAGTTCTTTATTGCATTTAGGGCATATATTATTTAATTCTTTTGTTATCTCTGGGTTACAAGAAAAATTACAAAACCTATGACCATCATAATGATATTTTCCATAAGCTGGATTAACTTCTATAGTTGCATATATATTATTATTTCTTATTTGTTCAATTAAATCTTTATAATTACTAATAGGATTAAAAATAGTAGCTTCTCTTCCTAAGCGCCAAGGCCAATAACTATGACTATCAGAAAAACTTAAAATTGTTTTTTTGTTTAAAAAAGAAAATTTCCATAACATCTCTGGATCAGCAGACATTCCTGTTTCAACTGCATAAATTTTATCTTCTTGTTCTTCAAAAGCTTCTTTTAAAGAATTAAATCCAGATTTGCTTCCAAAAATTCCAAACCAAGGAGTCATACAATGTGCAGGAATTATTTCTATATCTTCAGATATACTTTTTATATCTTTAACAAAATCCTTACAAGAAATATTAAAAATCGGCCTTCCATCATAATCTCTTCTTCCTTTTTTATCTAAATACTTATTAATTTTATTAACTATTTCAAAATCAGGAGCTAATAAAACAAGATGGACTCTTCTTCCTTTATTATC is a genomic window of Candidatus Pacearchaeota archaeon containing:
- a CDS encoding endonuclease Q family protein, with product MKDKIIADLHIHSRYSRATSKDLTIKNLVKWAKIKGINLLGTGDFTHDKWLEEIRNELYEENGFLIPKEDKNSNIKFIFSGEISLVYSKDNKGRRVHLVLLAPDFEIVNKINKYLDKKGRRDYDGRPIFNISCKDFVKDIKSISEDIEIIPAHCMTPWFGIFGSKSGFNSLKEAFEEQEDKIYAVETGMSADPEMLWKFSFLNKKTILSFSDSHSYWPWRLGREATIFNPISNYKDLIEQIRNNNIYATIEVNPAYGKYHYDGHRFCNFSCNPEITKELNNICPKCNKELTIGVENRTLQLADQDSYMFHSKKPFFKVLPLHEIISLVYEIKMNSNKVWKIYNEIIDKFENEFNVLLNVSKEELLRNKFEEKLINAIIDNRIGNIKVIPGYDGVYGKAILKGEQKTLF